A single window of Nomascus leucogenys isolate Asia chromosome 18, Asia_NLE_v1, whole genome shotgun sequence DNA harbors:
- the PRSS57 gene encoding serine protease 57 isoform X1: MGPGLGGWGRPLLTVATALMLPMKLPAGSWGAQIIGGHEVTPHSRPYMASVRFGGQHHCGGFLLQARWVVSAAHCFGHRDLRTGLVVLGAHALRTPEPTQQVFGIDAVTTHPNYHPMTHANDICLLRLNGSAILGPAVGLLRLPGRRARPPAAGTRCQVAGWGFVSDFEELPPGLMEAKVRVLDPDVCNSSWKGHLSLTMLCTRSGDSHRRGFCSADSGGPLVCRNRAHGLVSFSGLWCGDPKTPDVYTQVSAFVAWIWDVVRRSSPQPGPLPGTTRPPGGAA, from the exons ATGGGGCCTGGGTTGGGGGGCTGGGGACGTCCGCTGCTGACCGTGGCCACCGCCCTGATGCTGCCCATGAAGCTCCCCG CAGGCTCCTGGGGGGCCCAGATCATCGGGGGCCATGAGGTGACCCCCCACTCCAGGCCCTACATGGCATCCGTGCGCTTCGGGGGCCAACACCACTGCGGAGGCTTCCTGCTGCAAGCCCGCTGGGTGGTCTCAGCCGCCCACTGCTTCGGCCACAG AGACCTCCGCACCGGCCTGGTGGTGCTGGGCGCCCATGCCCTGCGTACCCCGGAGCCCACCCAGCAGGTGTTTGGCATCGATGCTGTCACCACACACCCCAACTACCACCCCATGACCCACGCCAACGACATCTGCCTGCTGCGG CTGAATGGCTCTGCTATCCTGGGCCCTGCAGTGGGGCTGCTGAGGCTGCCAGGGAGAAGGGCCAGGCCCCCCGCGGCCGGGACACGGTGCCAGGTGGCTGGCTGGGGCTTCGTGTCTGACTTTGAGGAGCTGCCGCCTGGACTGATGGAGGCCAAGGTCCGAGTGCTGGATCCAGACGTCTGCAACAGCTCCTGGAAGGGCCACCTGAGCCTTACCATGCTCTGCACCCGCAGTGGGGACAGCCATAGACGGGGCTTCTGCTCG GCCGACTCCGGGGGGCCCCTGGTGTGCAGGAACCGGGCTCACGGCCTCGTTTCCTTCTCGGGCCTCTGGTGCGGCGACCCCAAGACCCCCGACGTGTACACGCAGGTGTCTGCCTTTGTGGCCTGGATCTGGGACGTGGTTCGGCGGAGCAGCCCCCAGCCCGGCCCCCTGCCTGGGACCACCAGGCCCCCAGGAGGAGCCGCCTGA
- the PRSS57 gene encoding serine protease 57 isoform X2, with product MGPGLGGWGRPLLTVATALMLPMKLPGSWGAQIIGGHEVTPHSRPYMASVRFGGQHHCGGFLLQARWVVSAAHCFGHRDLRTGLVVLGAHALRTPEPTQQVFGIDAVTTHPNYHPMTHANDICLLRLNGSAILGPAVGLLRLPGRRARPPAAGTRCQVAGWGFVSDFEELPPGLMEAKVRVLDPDVCNSSWKGHLSLTMLCTRSGDSHRRGFCSADSGGPLVCRNRAHGLVSFSGLWCGDPKTPDVYTQVSAFVAWIWDVVRRSSPQPGPLPGTTRPPGGAA from the exons ATGGGGCCTGGGTTGGGGGGCTGGGGACGTCCGCTGCTGACCGTGGCCACCGCCCTGATGCTGCCCATGAAGCTCCCCG GCTCCTGGGGGGCCCAGATCATCGGGGGCCATGAGGTGACCCCCCACTCCAGGCCCTACATGGCATCCGTGCGCTTCGGGGGCCAACACCACTGCGGAGGCTTCCTGCTGCAAGCCCGCTGGGTGGTCTCAGCCGCCCACTGCTTCGGCCACAG AGACCTCCGCACCGGCCTGGTGGTGCTGGGCGCCCATGCCCTGCGTACCCCGGAGCCCACCCAGCAGGTGTTTGGCATCGATGCTGTCACCACACACCCCAACTACCACCCCATGACCCACGCCAACGACATCTGCCTGCTGCGG CTGAATGGCTCTGCTATCCTGGGCCCTGCAGTGGGGCTGCTGAGGCTGCCAGGGAGAAGGGCCAGGCCCCCCGCGGCCGGGACACGGTGCCAGGTGGCTGGCTGGGGCTTCGTGTCTGACTTTGAGGAGCTGCCGCCTGGACTGATGGAGGCCAAGGTCCGAGTGCTGGATCCAGACGTCTGCAACAGCTCCTGGAAGGGCCACCTGAGCCTTACCATGCTCTGCACCCGCAGTGGGGACAGCCATAGACGGGGCTTCTGCTCG GCCGACTCCGGGGGGCCCCTGGTGTGCAGGAACCGGGCTCACGGCCTCGTTTCCTTCTCGGGCCTCTGGTGCGGCGACCCCAAGACCCCCGACGTGTACACGCAGGTGTCTGCCTTTGTGGCCTGGATCTGGGACGTGGTTCGGCGGAGCAGCCCCCAGCCCGGCCCCCTGCCTGGGACCACCAGGCCCCCAGGAGGAGCCGCCTGA
- the FSTL3 gene encoding follistatin-related protein 3, with protein sequence MRPGAPGPLWPLPWGALAWAVGFVGSMGSGDPAPGEWGGQRGGRGGPPTWGYPECGPGDLGGRGGGGGEGGVQRKLEPGSTTCTHLWAGQKLGVRSGPGEHPVPWPAGGVCWLQQGEDATCSLVLQTDVTRAECCASGNIDTAWSNLTHRGNKINLLGFLGLVHCLPCKDSCDDVECGPGKACLMLGGRPRCECAPDCSGLPARLQVCGSDGATYRDECELRAARCRGHPDLSVMYRGQCRKSCEHVVCPRPQSCVVDQTGSAHCVVCRAAPCPVPSSPGQELCGNNNVTYISSCHMRRATCFLGRSIGVRHAGSCAGTLADTPEEPPDGESAEEEENFV encoded by the exons ATGCGTCCCGGGGCGCCAGGGCCACTCTGGCCTCTGCCCTGGGGGGCCCTGGCTTGGGCTGTGGGCTTCGTGGGCTCCATGGGCTCGGGGGACCCCGCGCCCGGTGAGTGGGGCGGCCAGAGGGGCGGGCGGGGCGGGCCACCCACGTGGGGCTACCCGGAATGCGGCCCGGGAGACCTCGGGgggcgcggcggcggcgggggcgagGGCGGTGTCCAGCGCAAGCTGGAGCCGGGAAG CACCACCTGCACGCATCTGTGGGCGGGTCAGAAGCTGGGTGTCAGGAGTGGCCCAGGAGAGCACCCCGTCCCCTGGCCCGCAGGTGGCGTTTGCTGGCTCCAGCAGGGCGAGGACGCCACCTGCAGCCTGGTGCTCCAGACTGATGTCACCCGGGCCGAGTGCTGTGCCTCCGGCAACATTGACACCGCCTGGTCCAACCTCACCCACCGGGGGAACAAGATCAACCTCCTCGGCTTCTTGGGCCTTGTCCACTGCCTTCCCTGCAAAG ATTCGTGCGACGACGTGGAGTGCGGCCCGGGCAAGGCGTGTCTCATGCTGGGGGGCCGCCCGCGCTGCGAGTGCGCGCCCGACTGCTCGGGGCTCCCGGCGCGGCTGCAGGTCTGCGGCTCAGACGGCGCCACCTACCGCGACGAGTGCGAGCTGCGCGCCGCGCGCTGCCGCGGCCACCCGGACCTGAGCGTCATGTACCGGGGCCAATGCCGCA AGTCCTGTGAGCACGTGGTGTGCCCGCGGCCACAGTCGTGCGTCGTGGACCAGACGGGCAGCGCCCACTGCGTGGTGTGTCGGGCGGCGCCCTGCCCTGTGCCCTCCAGCCCCGGCCAGGAGCTTTGCGGCAACAACAACGTCACCTACATCTCCTCGTGCCACATGCGCCGGGCCACCTGCTTCCTGGGCCGCTCCATCGGCGTGCGCCACGCGGGCAGCTGCGCAG GCACCCTTGCAGACACCCCTGAGGAGCCGCCAGATGGTGAGTCGGCAGAAGAGGAGGAGAACTTCGTGTGA